A single Pseudanabaenaceae cyanobacterium SKYG29 DNA region contains:
- a CDS encoding DUF3084 domain-containing protein, translating into MAGYVLILAILVLGGVIATVGDRLGSKVGKARLSIFNLRPRNTATLITILTGSVISSATVAILLATNSQLRDGLFRLGEIRRELDLTQGQKRQVEAELDLARRQKQIAQGELNAINRSLQEALTRQAETETQLQQAEAELSSLQAEFKRVQDQEAELNDRVQQLAQEQDVLVGEKNKLTEERNQLAAELRKITAETKTLRGQVQASQQILQDLTQQQERLKQEIQALETTRDVLTKSIGTLRQGGVRITKDQVLAAVVIPANLSVTEQRQSILQLLQLADQSARQELDFPDNTPVILSVTPTDIDRIIARLQVEQEKNRQLPPPQRSDSFIVRIRSAGNYLRKETNIAISADIDHNRLIFAQGATIVSLPFNPSMTDAELEEQFNKLFRLVRFRVVQEGVIPNPETGEIGRFGGSLLESSTNLVQLVKEVKQRQQPVEIRAIAKTNIFRASSLSRQLAPIELVIVEDGKEVARFG; encoded by the coding sequence ATGGCAGGCTATGTCTTAATCCTAGCGATTTTGGTATTGGGTGGTGTGATTGCCACTGTAGGCGACCGTCTTGGCTCTAAGGTGGGGAAGGCTCGTCTGAGTATATTTAACTTGCGCCCCCGCAATACAGCGACTCTCATTACCATCTTGACGGGCAGTGTGATTTCCTCTGCTACCGTGGCAATTTTATTGGCAACTAACAGTCAACTGCGGGATGGGCTGTTTCGTCTAGGGGAGATTCGCAGGGAGTTAGACCTTACCCAGGGGCAAAAGCGCCAAGTAGAAGCAGAGTTAGACTTAGCAAGAAGGCAAAAACAAATAGCCCAGGGAGAGCTTAATGCTATCAATCGCTCTTTGCAGGAAGCACTCACCCGCCAGGCAGAAACAGAAACTCAGTTGCAACAGGCAGAAGCTGAATTGTCCTCTCTCCAGGCAGAGTTCAAACGGGTGCAAGACCAGGAAGCAGAGTTAAACGATCGAGTGCAACAACTGGCACAGGAGCAAGATGTCCTGGTAGGGGAAAAAAACAAACTCACAGAGGAGCGCAATCAACTGGCAGCAGAACTGCGGAAAATAACAGCAGAGACAAAGACATTAAGAGGACAGGTGCAGGCTTCCCAACAGATTCTCCAAGACCTGACGCAACAACAGGAGCGGCTCAAACAAGAAATCCAAGCGCTGGAGACTACCAGGGACGTTCTGACTAAAAGTATTGGTACGCTGCGCCAGGGAGGGGTACGCATTACTAAAGACCAGGTGTTAGCTGCTGTTGTCATTCCCGCTAATCTGTCGGTGACGGAGCAGAGACAGTCTATATTGCAGCTTTTACAGTTAGCAGACCAAAGCGCTCGCCAGGAGTTGGATTTCCCCGACAATACCCCCGTTATCCTCAGTGTGACACCGACGGACATCGATCGCATTATTGCCCGCCTGCAGGTGGAACAGGAAAAGAATCGGCAACTCCCACCCCCCCAGCGCAGTGACAGTTTTATTGTCCGCATTCGCTCGGCGGGGAATTATCTGCGCAAGGAGACAAATATTGCTATCAGTGCTGACATTGACCACAACCGCCTGATTTTTGCCCAGGGTGCCACGATCGTGTCTTTGCCCTTTAATCCCTCTATGACGGATGCGGAGTTGGAGGAACAATTCAACAAATTATTCCGCCTAGTTAGATTTCGTGTCGTGCAAGAAGGGGTAATCCCCAATCCAGAAACAGGGGAAATTGGTCGGTTTGGCGGTTCCCTCCTGGAATCTAGTACCAATTTAGTGCAGTTGGTCAAGGAAGTAAAACAAAGACAGCAACCCGTGGAAATCCGTGCTATTGCCAAAACTAATATTTTCCGTGCTAGTTCTCTGTCACGGCAGTTGGCACCGATCGAGTTAGTGATTGTAGAAGACGGTAAGGAAGTGGCACGTTTTGGCTAG
- a CDS encoding DUF697 domain-containing protein has protein sequence MKGARLWLSLLALAVGVSLFIFSPLALLGVGIVTILGWRFLRPRPSSPAIPRFRDKLTAAQANLVALEEQLQKIRDQVSQGALRQRTEKLKQTIEEQEPQLVVFGVGSAGKTALVNALLGREQGQVAPTMGTTEIGVKYRPLQIGNCTVSIVDCPGILEMGQGGEAREELARKIATRADLLLFVIEEDLRQTEFQLLQELYQLGKKIVLVLNKVDRYTKAEQTEICTNIKTRLQQANLDIATVAIAARPAAVTLPTGEIYHPPPKLAPLVAVLEQILTTQSQELIADNVLLQCQTLTTEARSLLTQQRERQTQAIIDRYQWLVATAVVANPLPLVDFLATAAVHTQMVLDIAQVYDCHISWEDGQKLVKSLIQTMTGLGLTKTAIQIMNTALTVNPVGVVVKSAVGGLAAAYLTRVAGRSFQTYFAQQGQWGDGGITEVVQKQFALAQKEELLQKFVQQTIEHLELP, from the coding sequence TTGAAGGGGGCTAGATTATGGCTGAGCTTACTTGCCCTGGCAGTAGGGGTTAGCCTGTTCATTTTTTCTCCCCTTGCTCTCCTGGGGGTGGGGATAGTTACTATTCTCGGTTGGCGGTTCCTCCGTCCTCGCCCATCCTCCCCTGCTATTCCCAGATTCCGCGACAAATTGACAGCAGCCCAGGCAAACTTAGTTGCCCTGGAAGAACAGTTGCAAAAAATTCGTGACCAGGTTAGCCAAGGGGCACTGCGGCAACGGACAGAGAAGTTAAAGCAAACGATCGAGGAGCAGGAGCCACAGCTAGTAGTGTTTGGGGTGGGGTCAGCGGGCAAAACCGCTTTGGTCAATGCTCTGTTGGGGCGGGAGCAGGGTCAAGTTGCTCCTACTATGGGTACAACAGAAATTGGGGTAAAGTATCGTCCTCTCCAGATTGGCAACTGCACTGTCAGTATTGTGGATTGTCCGGGCATTTTAGAAATGGGGCAAGGGGGAGAGGCGCGGGAAGAATTGGCACGCAAAATTGCCACTAGAGCCGACCTACTCTTGTTCGTTATTGAGGAAGACCTACGCCAGACGGAATTCCAGCTCCTGCAGGAACTCTACCAACTAGGTAAAAAGATCGTCCTCGTTTTGAACAAGGTTGACCGCTATACAAAGGCAGAACAGACAGAGATCTGTACCAACATCAAAACCCGTCTACAGCAAGCCAACCTAGACATTGCCACCGTAGCTATTGCTGCCCGTCCCGCCGCTGTTACTCTCCCTACAGGGGAAATCTATCACCCCCCCCCTAAACTCGCTCCCTTAGTGGCTGTCCTAGAGCAAATTCTCACCACCCAGAGCCAGGAACTCATAGCTGATAACGTCTTGCTCCAATGCCAAACCCTGACCACAGAAGCCCGATCCCTCTTAACCCAACAGAGAGAAAGACAGACCCAAGCCATCATTGATCGGTATCAATGGTTAGTAGCGACGGCAGTAGTAGCCAATCCCCTCCCCTTAGTTGATTTTTTAGCGACAGCAGCAGTGCATACGCAAATGGTGTTAGACATTGCCCAGGTTTATGACTGTCACATCAGTTGGGAAGACGGGCAAAAGTTAGTCAAATCCCTGATACAAACCATGACGGGGCTGGGACTGACAAAAACTGCCATACAAATCATGAACACTGCATTAACTGTCAATCCTGTGGGAGTTGTGGTAAAAAGTGCCGTGGGGGGATTAGCCGCAGCTTATTTAACGCGCGTTGCTGGTAGGAGCTTTCAGACCTACTTTGCTCAACAAGGTCAATGGGGAGACGGGGGCATTACTGAAGTAGTGCAGAAACAATTTGCCCTAGCACAGAAGGAAGAACTTTTACAGAAATTTGTGCAACAAACGATCGAGCACCTAGAGCTGCCCTAG
- a CDS encoding MotA/TolQ/ExbB proton channel family protein: MKELFVAGGLVMYPLLFLSVLSLATILQQAWFWTQLLAKENFHIQQILEAAAGDWQQARDLAAKCQDHPVGRFLYSALALENPDPDLLRLALESAADRELALMLRGEKVLEAVIAIAPLLGLLGTVTGLITSFSNITIGDVASNIQSGNLTKGIAEALISTAAGLIIAIFTLGFQRLFLAWHWEQVNIFRRSGNTLELIYRQRWLGGQGVEGG; this comes from the coding sequence ATGAAAGAATTGTTTGTGGCAGGGGGGTTAGTAATGTATCCCCTGTTGTTTTTGTCTGTACTCTCCCTGGCGACAATTTTGCAACAGGCGTGGTTTTGGACCCAGCTTTTGGCGAAGGAGAATTTCCACATTCAGCAAATCCTGGAGGCGGCAGCAGGGGACTGGCAACAGGCCCGGGACTTAGCAGCCAAGTGTCAAGACCATCCCGTTGGTCGCTTTTTGTATAGTGCCTTGGCTTTGGAAAACCCTGACCCAGACTTGTTGCGCCTGGCGTTGGAAAGTGCTGCCGATCGGGAACTAGCCCTCATGCTCCGCGGCGAAAAGGTGTTGGAAGCAGTGATTGCCATTGCCCCTTTGTTGGGGCTGTTGGGGACCGTCACGGGCTTGATTACTTCTTTCAGCAATATCACGATCGGGGATGTCGCCAGCAATATTCAGTCGGGCAATTTGACCAAGGGGATTGCGGAAGCTTTGATCTCCACGGCAGCGGGGTTAATTATTGCCATTTTTACCCTGGGCTTTCAGCGGTTGTTTTTGGCATGGCACTGGGAGCAGGTGAACATCTTTCGCCGATCGGGTAACACCCTAGAGTTAATTTATCGGCAGAGATGGTTGGGGGGGCAAGGAGTTGAAGGGGGCTAG
- a CDS encoding peptidylprolyl isomerase → MADIYQVGNRIIKASELMDLLGKYQLLPQLVRGMIIDDAIAEYPLTEEEATNYVQQFYEQNKLTTAEAKQAWLASQGMDEQQLKALIERPARLEKFKQAVFGKKVEAYFLTRKAALDRVLYSLIRTKDLGIAQELYFRISEGEQSFSDLAKQYSQGAEAATGGLVGPSPLTAPHPVIARTLQVSQPGQLWPPMRLEDWYVIVRLEKFFPAQLDESTRRQLIEEMFENWMREQLKVMGPLQARLLTAQ, encoded by the coding sequence ATGGCGGATATTTACCAGGTGGGTAATCGCATCATTAAAGCCTCGGAGCTGATGGACTTGTTGGGGAAATATCAATTACTTCCCCAGTTAGTGCGGGGCATGATCATTGATGACGCGATCGCTGAATATCCCCTCACAGAGGAAGAAGCCACTAATTACGTACAACAGTTTTACGAACAGAACAAACTCACCACTGCGGAAGCAAAACAAGCCTGGCTAGCTAGCCAAGGTATGGATGAACAGCAGTTAAAAGCCTTGATTGAACGTCCCGCCCGCCTGGAGAAATTTAAGCAAGCAGTGTTTGGCAAAAAAGTAGAAGCCTATTTCCTCACCCGCAAAGCCGCCCTCGATCGGGTATTGTACTCTCTGATTCGCACTAAGGATTTAGGCATTGCCCAGGAATTGTATTTCCGTATTAGTGAGGGAGAGCAGTCCTTTTCTGACCTAGCTAAGCAGTATTCCCAGGGGGCGGAGGCGGCAACGGGAGGTTTAGTAGGCCCTTCCCCTTTGACAGCACCCCATCCTGTAATTGCGCGGACGCTACAAGTGAGTCAGCCAGGGCAGTTGTGGCCCCCCATGCGGTTAGAGGATTGGTATGTGATTGTGCGCCTAGAAAAGTTTTTCCCTGCCCAGTTGGACGAATCGACCCGTCGGCAGTTAATTGAGGAGATGTTTGAAAATTGGATGCGGGAGCAACTCAAGGTCATGGGACCCCTGCAAGCGCGATTGTTAACAGCCCAATGA
- a CDS encoding peptidylprolyl isomerase, translating into MAARPVFSGVAVVTIAVNGRPIEVEINGIDAPITAGNFIDLVERGFYDGITFHRVVPNFVVQAGDPNSKDPNFPPNLLGRGGFVDPLTGRERTIPLEIKAKGAPQPTLNQIVTPPVELPHKQGVISMARTPALDSASSQFFITLTPQPSLDGAYAVFGEVISGFDNVQRIRQGDRITAAKVTGGIIPFRESNIILENQAGLLNDFINFVNRANLGLPFADADNNNNRLDLNDPNNRQIAANAFSGVRLLGGNDTLLGSPDRDVVNGNEGNDFLSGAAGADYLRGGQGEDTILGGEGNDILNGNKGNDSVEGGNGNDFGRGGQGNDTLLGGNGDDTLIGDLGFDILIGGAGKDTFVLRADDTNTDRIADFSAAQGDEIIVVADNITPADLRLEAVGGNTLIRIGNNNPIGEVVGILPGALSQLIFITPTNDAALRIG; encoded by the coding sequence ATGGCAGCCCGTCCTGTATTCAGTGGGGTAGCAGTAGTCACAATCGCAGTCAACGGCAGACCGATCGAGGTAGAAATCAACGGCATCGATGCACCAATTACGGCAGGCAACTTTATCGACCTAGTGGAGCGGGGTTTCTATGACGGTATTACTTTCCATCGCGTTGTCCCTAATTTTGTGGTACAAGCCGGTGACCCCAACAGCAAAGACCCTAATTTCCCTCCCAATCTCCTGGGGAGAGGAGGTTTTGTTGACCCCCTGACGGGGCGAGAACGTACTATCCCCTTAGAAATCAAAGCCAAGGGTGCACCCCAACCTACACTTAACCAAATTGTGACCCCACCGGTAGAACTGCCCCACAAACAGGGGGTAATTTCCATGGCGCGTACGCCTGCCCTCGATTCTGCCTCTTCCCAATTCTTTATTACTCTCACTCCCCAGCCTAGTTTGGATGGGGCTTATGCTGTCTTCGGGGAGGTGATCAGTGGCTTTGACAACGTCCAAAGAATTCGCCAAGGCGATCGGATTACCGCTGCCAAGGTGACGGGGGGCATTATTCCTTTCAGGGAGAGCAACATTATCCTGGAAAATCAGGCTGGCTTGTTGAATGACTTTATTAACTTTGTCAACCGTGCCAATTTAGGTTTGCCCTTTGCTGATGCTGATAACAACAATAACCGACTGGATTTGAATGACCCTAATAACCGACAAATTGCTGCCAATGCCTTCTCTGGTGTCCGCCTTCTGGGGGGGAATGATACCCTGCTTGGTAGTCCCGATCGGGATGTAGTTAACGGCAATGAGGGGAATGATTTTCTCTCAGGGGCAGCGGGGGCAGATTATTTGCGGGGTGGACAGGGGGAAGATACCATCCTGGGGGGAGAAGGGAACGATATTCTCAATGGCAACAAGGGCAACGACAGTGTGGAGGGGGGCAATGGCAACGACTTTGGGCGCGGTGGACAGGGTAACGACACATTGTTGGGGGGCAATGGCGATGACACCTTAATTGGCGATTTGGGCTTTGACATTCTAATTGGCGGTGCAGGGAAAGATACATTTGTGCTGAGAGCCGATGACACTAATACCGATCGGATTGCTGACTTCAGTGCAGCCCAGGGAGATGAGATTATCGTTGTGGCAGATAACATTACCCCTGCCGATCTGCGCTTAGAGGCAGTAGGGGGAAACACTTTGATTCGCATTGGCAATAATAACCCCATCGGGGAAGTAGTAGGCATCTTACCAGGAGCATTGTCTCAATTGATCTTTATCACACCGACAAATGATGCAGCCCTGAGAATAGGTTAA
- a CDS encoding DUF2488 family protein yields MLEPRTYFFVAASRKFLLETEPLQESLAERRRNYQARHKEIDFWFVECPAFLDAPEFAALKAQIPSPAAAVISTDPKLITWLKLRLEFVAKGEFIAPSPSIPDPLASREPCGHSS; encoded by the coding sequence ATGTTGGAACCGCGAACCTATTTCTTTGTCGCTGCTAGTCGTAAATTTCTCTTGGAAACCGAACCCCTGCAGGAGTCCCTGGCAGAGCGCCGCCGTAATTACCAGGCTCGCCACAAAGAAATTGACTTCTGGTTTGTAGAATGTCCTGCCTTCCTAGATGCCCCTGAATTTGCTGCCCTCAAAGCCCAGATTCCCAGCCCCGCCGCCGCTGTCATTTCCACTGACCCCAAATTGATCACCTGGTTAAAATTGCGGTTAGAATTTGTAGCCAAAGGCGAGTTTATTGCTCCTTCCCCTAGTATTCCTGACCCTCTAGCTAGTCGAGAGCCATGCGGTCATTCCTCCTGA
- a CDS encoding cell wall metabolism sensor histidine kinase WalK, which yields MRSFLLSLRRWWAGFTLQTKLMAVLTIGVSLLMSAITFWAVNDIQTDARLNDTRFGKDLGLLLAANVSHLVATDNRGELARVTKNFFESSSSIRYIFYANPKGEVYFGIPFDAVDQETGLTLPRRLQLPENLLESDQPFVRQHETPQGQVTDVFVPLRDQDQAVGILAMGINPNPAVVVSSSLTMDVTTAVFVSIWAMVILGAASNAVTITRPIRELAAGVQNIAAGNFQQRIDLPFGGELGELIRSFNEMAERLARYEEQNIEELAAEKAKLETLVATIADGAILLDLELKVVLVNPAALNILGWQGAIGQNILNLLHPAVEEEIGRPLMEIAAGERAGGEFRVTINGEGETNRSLRFWLNRVLSTSNTLKGIAITVQDITREVELNAAQSRFISNVSHELRTPLFNIKSFIETLYEYDDQLTPEQKHEFLETANRETDRLARLVNDVLDLSRLESGRRYRFDPTDINLVIEQTLRTYQLNARDKGITLIKETSPNLPKVWGNYDMLLQVMANLVGNALKFTPAGGKVYIRAYSWEEQNMNDPQRSVQRVRVEVEDTGIGIEPEHQKRIFDRFFRVENRVHTLEGTGLGLSIVRNIIEKHHSSVHLKSEVGVGTTFWFDLSVYQDKCDLSLPEVVEVDHQQA from the coding sequence ATGCGGTCATTCCTCCTGAGTCTACGCCGCTGGTGGGCGGGTTTTACCCTGCAGACAAAGTTGATGGCGGTGTTAACGATCGGTGTCTCCCTGCTCATGAGCGCCATTACTTTTTGGGCAGTCAATGACATTCAGACTGATGCCCGCCTCAATGACACCCGTTTTGGTAAAGACCTAGGCTTGTTATTGGCAGCGAATGTTTCTCATCTGGTTGCTACAGACAATCGGGGCGAGTTGGCGAGGGTGACCAAGAATTTTTTTGAAAGTAGCTCCAGCATTCGTTACATTTTTTACGCCAACCCTAAGGGGGAAGTCTACTTTGGCATTCCCTTTGATGCAGTGGATCAAGAAACAGGCTTGACCCTACCCCGCCGCCTGCAGCTGCCAGAAAACTTACTGGAATCTGACCAACCCTTTGTGCGCCAGCACGAAACACCCCAGGGACAGGTGACCGACGTGTTTGTACCCCTGCGCGACCAAGACCAAGCCGTTGGCATCTTAGCGATGGGTATCAACCCCAATCCCGCGGTGGTAGTGTCTTCTAGCTTGACCATGGATGTAACCACAGCAGTGTTTGTATCGATTTGGGCAATGGTCATCCTGGGGGCAGCTTCTAATGCTGTGACAATTACTAGACCCATCCGCGAATTAGCTGCGGGCGTACAAAATATTGCGGCAGGGAACTTCCAACAGCGGATTGATTTACCCTTTGGCGGTGAGTTGGGGGAATTGATTCGCAGCTTTAATGAGATGGCAGAACGCCTCGCCCGCTATGAAGAGCAAAACATCGAGGAACTGGCAGCCGAAAAAGCTAAGCTAGAGACCCTAGTTGCCACAATCGCCGATGGGGCGATTCTCCTGGATTTAGAACTAAAGGTGGTCTTGGTCAATCCTGCTGCCCTCAATATCCTAGGGTGGCAAGGGGCTATAGGACAAAATATCCTCAATCTACTCCATCCTGCTGTGGAAGAAGAAATTGGTCGTCCCTTGATGGAAATTGCCGCAGGGGAAAGGGCAGGGGGAGAATTTCGCGTCACTATCAATGGCGAGGGAGAAACCAACCGCTCTTTGCGATTTTGGCTCAACCGCGTTCTCAGTACTAGTAACACCCTTAAGGGTATTGCCATCACTGTGCAGGACATCACCAGAGAAGTGGAACTCAATGCTGCCCAAAGTCGCTTCATTAGTAATGTTTCCCATGAGTTACGTACACCACTTTTCAACATCAAGTCGTTCATCGAAACACTATACGAATATGACGACCAGCTGACTCCCGAACAAAAGCACGAATTTTTAGAGACTGCTAACAGGGAAACCGATCGTCTTGCCCGCCTGGTTAACGATGTTTTAGATTTATCGCGCCTAGAGTCAGGACGGAGGTATCGCTTCGACCCCACGGACATAAACCTAGTCATTGAGCAGACCCTACGCACCTACCAACTCAATGCCCGCGACAAAGGTATCACTTTGATCAAAGAAACCTCCCCTAACCTACCCAAAGTTTGGGGGAACTACGACATGTTGTTACAGGTGATGGCAAACCTCGTGGGCAATGCTCTCAAATTTACTCCCGCTGGCGGCAAGGTCTATATCCGAGCCTATAGCTGGGAAGAGCAAAATATGAACGACCCCCAACGATCGGTGCAACGGGTCAGGGTAGAAGTGGAGGACACAGGCATTGGCATCGAACCAGAACATCAAAAACGGATATTCGATCGTTTCTTTCGTGTAGAAAACCGTGTGCATACCCTGGAAGGAACAGGCTTGGGGTTATCGATCGTGCGCAACATTATTGAGAAACATCACAGCTCTGTACATTTGAAGAGCGAAGTGGGGGTAGGGACTACTTTTTGGTTTGACTTAAGCGTCTATCAAGACAAGTGCGATTTAAGCTTACCTGAAGTGGTCGAAGTTGATCATCAACAAGCTTGA